A stretch of Phoenix dactylifera cultivar Barhee BC4 chromosome 16, palm_55x_up_171113_PBpolish2nd_filt_p, whole genome shotgun sequence DNA encodes these proteins:
- the LOC103723076 gene encoding cold shock protein 2-like: MKPPTTALLLLAALLTTGAVLSTDSRDLDDERTSSSKHRGSHPGRGVPGFGPDPGGFFGPGGGGFGIPGFGGWGGLGGGYGYGSGGPAGGSGGHGVVRPSVVCSEKGPCYKKKLTCPSKCFTSYTSSGKGYGGGGGGGGCSFDCKKKCVAYC; this comes from the coding sequence ATGAAGCCCCCCACCACcgctctcctcctcctcgccgCCCTCCTCACCACCGGCGCCGTCCTCTCCACCGACTCGCGCGACCTCGACGACGAGCGCACCTCCTCCTCCAAGCACCGCGGCAGCCACCCGGGCCGCGGCGTCCCCGGCTTCGGCCCCGACCCCGGTGGCTTCTTCGGCCCCGGGGGCGGCGGTTTCGGCATCCCGGGCTTCGGCGGGTGGGGTGGCCTCGGTGGCGGCTACGGCTACGGCTCCGGCGGCCCCGCCGGGGGCTCCGGTGGGCATGGCGTTGTCCGGCCGTCCGTGGTGTGCTCGGAGAAGGGCCCCTGCTACAAGAAGAAGCTGACGTGTCCGTCCAAGTGCTTCACCTCCTACACCAGCTCCGGCAAGGGatacggcggcggcggcggtggcggcggaTGCAGCTTTGACTGCAAGAAGAAGTGCGTCGCTTACTGCTGA